The proteins below are encoded in one region of Tessaracoccus aquimaris:
- a CDS encoding OFA family MFS transporter, whose amino-acid sequence MQLVVGGVYSWSLFGRALQSQGAMGLTAVQASIPFEVAIGMIFVGASIGGRLQDRSSPRLVAMVGSAVYAAGLILSSFARDAGDLWLLVLGYGLIGGFGLGMAYIVPVALLQKWFPDRRALVTGIAVGGFGFGATLTSPVAEALIARAPAAPASSFLWIGVGYLVLGVLGSAMMSTPPAQEAAEATPSNDLDVRQALRTPHWFLLTGILAVAVAAGISLVSMMAVAAVDVGGIDAASVATVVGVLALFNGAGRIAWASAAQRVGQLPVLAAILLLEGVALIALPHATGWTFLALAAVVYLCYGGAFGTLPSTAGAFFGMRHAGAIYGLMLVGWSLAGVLGPLAASSMVGEAGNYALAFSVMGALAVAGVALPLATRRLPLPTVRSVKVREMVEAS is encoded by the coding sequence GTGCAGCTCGTCGTCGGCGGGGTGTACTCGTGGAGCCTGTTCGGACGCGCGCTGCAGAGCCAAGGGGCCATGGGGTTAACCGCGGTGCAGGCGTCCATCCCGTTCGAGGTGGCCATCGGCATGATCTTCGTGGGCGCGTCCATCGGCGGACGGCTGCAGGACCGCAGCAGCCCGCGACTCGTCGCGATGGTCGGCTCCGCCGTCTACGCGGCGGGCCTGATCCTTTCCTCGTTCGCCCGCGACGCGGGCGACCTGTGGCTCCTGGTGCTCGGGTACGGCCTGATCGGCGGCTTCGGGCTCGGCATGGCCTACATCGTCCCCGTGGCGCTTCTGCAGAAGTGGTTCCCGGACCGGCGCGCGCTGGTGACCGGCATCGCCGTCGGTGGGTTCGGGTTCGGCGCCACCCTCACCTCCCCGGTCGCGGAGGCGCTGATCGCCAGGGCACCCGCGGCACCGGCGTCCTCGTTCCTGTGGATCGGCGTCGGCTACCTCGTCCTCGGCGTCCTCGGCTCGGCCATGATGAGCACCCCTCCCGCTCAGGAAGCAGCCGAGGCGACACCGTCGAACGACCTGGACGTCCGGCAGGCGCTGCGCACCCCGCACTGGTTCCTCCTGACGGGCATCCTCGCCGTCGCCGTCGCGGCTGGCATCTCGCTCGTGTCGATGATGGCGGTAGCTGCCGTCGACGTCGGCGGGATCGACGCGGCCTCCGTGGCGACCGTCGTCGGCGTGCTCGCCCTGTTCAACGGCGCCGGACGGATCGCCTGGGCCTCTGCTGCCCAGCGCGTCGGGCAGTTGCCCGTCCTCGCCGCGATCCTGCTGCTCGAGGGCGTCGCCCTGATCGCGCTCCCGCATGCGACCGGGTGGACCTTCCTCGCCCTGGCCGCCGTGGTGTACCTCTGCTACGGCGGCGCGTTCGGAACGCTGCCCTCCACGGCAGGCGCGTTCTTCGGGATGCGCCATGCCGGGGCGATCTACGGACTGATGCTTGTCGGATGGTCCTTGGCAGGGGTACTCGGCCCGCTGGCGGCCTCCTCGATGGTGGGGGAGGCAGGCAACTACGCCCTCGCCTTCAGCGTGATGGGTGCCCTCGCCGTCGCGGGCGTCGCCCTGCCGCTGGCGACTCGCAGGCTCCCGCTCCCGACAGTCCGATCCGTGAAGGTTCGAGAGATGGTTGAGGCTTCCTGA
- a CDS encoding DUF1707 SHOCT-like domain-containing protein has translation MDINNIDDQLRITSAQRESAVELVRQAAADGRLDFDEMNGRVSVGLEARTQGELRRIVGDLVPSAELAAFLADVTPPLEGPGSTWDDPLVIGRDSQWDVKGPWNVPPFLEVYCSFWKVLTLNFLEATALAPVIDMVVVAHSGSPTVIVPPGWGVDTERLSVNSQGAFTSNVATRPDKGMPRIVMRGHTRNGKARYATTRELRKLAERRALANPSMGPAALETS, from the coding sequence GTGGACATCAACAACATCGACGATCAGCTCCGCATCACCTCGGCCCAGCGCGAGAGTGCGGTCGAACTGGTGCGACAGGCGGCGGCAGACGGTCGGCTGGACTTCGACGAGATGAACGGCCGCGTCAGCGTCGGCCTGGAGGCCCGCACCCAGGGCGAGTTGCGGCGCATCGTCGGCGACCTCGTACCGAGCGCCGAACTCGCCGCGTTCCTCGCGGACGTCACTCCCCCGTTGGAGGGCCCAGGGTCGACGTGGGACGACCCGCTCGTCATCGGCCGTGACAGCCAATGGGACGTGAAGGGCCCCTGGAACGTGCCCCCGTTCCTGGAGGTCTACTGCTCCTTCTGGAAGGTGCTGACCCTCAACTTCCTCGAGGCAACGGCGCTCGCGCCCGTGATCGACATGGTCGTCGTCGCCCACAGCGGCTCGCCGACGGTGATCGTGCCGCCCGGCTGGGGCGTCGACACGGAGCGACTGTCGGTCAACAGCCAAGGTGCCTTCACCTCGAACGTCGCGACCCGGCCTGACAAGGGCATGCCCCGCATCGTGATGCGTGGCCACACGCGCAACGGCAAGGCCCGCTATGCGACGACGCGGGAACTCCGCAAACTGGCGGAGCGACGCGCACTCGCGAACCCATCGATGGGACCGGCGGCGCTCGAGACCTCCTGA
- a CDS encoding ADP-ribosylglycohydrolase family protein, which translates to MNARAEGALIGLALGDALGMPTQMLTRSRIAELFGTLDRFHPGPAENPISPGQVAGTVTDDTEQAVILARLILDGGGTVDLTTFAQALSDWHHEMEAKGSLDLLGPSTLRAIEAFRRGTPPTETGRWGDTNGAAMRVAPLGIAHRIFPMRAFVDRIEAVDVLTHNTRIANSGASAIAAAVSAGIDGADLRDLMHAALEAAEEGATRGYATPGPSVPDRIRWAVSLAMGPEPLEAIERLVGTSVATQEAVPAALAIVAAYADDPWAGVLAAASLGGDSDTVAAMAGAVLGALHGVDAFPADEVAYLELVNPDLDLRGLAAGLMGLRR; encoded by the coding sequence ATGAACGCAAGGGCAGAGGGTGCGCTGATCGGGCTGGCATTGGGGGATGCGCTCGGCATGCCGACGCAGATGCTCACCCGGTCGCGGATCGCCGAACTTTTCGGGACGCTTGACCGCTTCCACCCGGGGCCCGCAGAGAACCCGATCAGCCCCGGCCAGGTCGCGGGAACCGTCACCGACGACACCGAGCAGGCCGTGATCCTCGCCCGCCTCATCCTCGACGGCGGGGGCACCGTCGACCTCACGACCTTCGCTCAGGCGCTCAGCGACTGGCATCACGAGATGGAGGCCAAGGGGTCGCTCGACCTGCTCGGCCCTTCGACGCTGCGTGCGATCGAGGCCTTCCGGCGCGGCACACCTCCCACCGAGACCGGAAGGTGGGGAGACACCAACGGTGCAGCCATGCGCGTCGCCCCACTCGGGATCGCGCACCGGATCTTTCCGATGCGGGCCTTCGTCGACAGGATCGAGGCGGTCGACGTCCTCACGCACAACACCCGGATCGCGAACTCGGGCGCCTCTGCCATCGCCGCCGCTGTCTCGGCCGGGATCGACGGCGCCGACCTGCGCGACCTGATGCATGCGGCACTCGAGGCCGCGGAGGAGGGCGCGACCCGCGGCTACGCCACCCCGGGCCCGTCGGTGCCCGACCGGATCAGATGGGCCGTGTCCCTCGCGATGGGTCCCGAGCCACTCGAGGCCATCGAACGGCTGGTCGGCACCTCGGTCGCGACGCAGGAGGCGGTGCCCGCCGCGCTCGCGATCGTCGCCGCCTACGCCGACGACCCGTGGGCAGGGGTGCTGGCCGCCGCCAGCCTGGGTGGCGACAGCGACACCGTCGCCGCCATGGCAGGCGCGGTCCTCGGCGCGCTGCACGGCGTCGACGCCTTCCCGGCCGACGAGGTCGCCTACCTCGAACTGGTCAACCCGGACCTGGACCTCCGCGGCCTCGCCGCCGGCCTGATGGGGCTGCGCCGATGA
- a CDS encoding PfkB family carbohydrate kinase has product MSRLVVIGSVIGDQMMTVPHLPERGGDVLAGPVAAQPGGAYNIVAAAIRMGLETAVAGRIGTGPIGSLLTDALAGLGVPVLIPRSGEGDSGTSIGFIEPDGERTFVTSPGVEQEITDADLAGIAWRPDDLVYLSGYDLLYPETGPAVARWLDGFTPAGLLLDPGPLIAEVPAPVLDRVLGSATVFSMNEREAAILGQPPAGPLTLWDRLPRPEAVVLVRVGADGAWLHRRDRDPLLIESPPVDVVDSTGAGDAHAGALLAFLAEGLEVDQAVLLANVAAGMAVTVQGSATGPTRSELFAALEG; this is encoded by the coding sequence ATGAGTCGCCTCGTGGTGATCGGCAGCGTGATCGGCGACCAGATGATGACGGTGCCACACCTGCCGGAGCGTGGCGGCGACGTCCTCGCGGGACCGGTCGCCGCGCAGCCGGGCGGCGCCTACAACATCGTCGCCGCCGCGATCCGGATGGGCCTGGAGACCGCCGTCGCCGGACGGATCGGGACGGGGCCGATCGGCTCGCTGCTGACCGACGCCCTCGCCGGGCTGGGCGTGCCGGTGCTGATCCCTCGCAGCGGCGAAGGGGACTCCGGCACCAGCATCGGGTTCATCGAGCCGGACGGGGAGCGCACCTTCGTCACCAGCCCCGGCGTCGAGCAGGAGATCACAGACGCTGATCTCGCGGGCATCGCGTGGCGGCCCGACGATCTCGTCTACCTGAGCGGCTACGACCTGCTCTACCCGGAGACGGGACCGGCCGTCGCGCGCTGGCTCGACGGGTTCACGCCCGCAGGGCTGCTGCTCGATCCGGGGCCGCTGATCGCAGAGGTGCCTGCCCCCGTCCTGGACCGGGTGCTCGGGTCGGCGACCGTGTTCAGCATGAACGAACGGGAGGCGGCGATCCTCGGGCAGCCGCCCGCGGGCCCGTTGACGCTCTGGGATCGGCTGCCTCGACCGGAGGCCGTCGTGCTGGTGCGCGTCGGGGCGGACGGCGCCTGGCTGCACCGACGCGACCGCGACCCACTCCTGATCGAGAGCCCGCCGGTCGACGTCGTGGACTCCACCGGCGCGGGCGACGCGCACGCCGGGGCCCTGCTCGCCTTCCTCGCCGAGGGCCTCGAGGTCGATCAGGCGGTGCTGCTCGCCAACGTCGCTGCGGGGATGGCCGTCACGGTGCAGGGCTCGGCCACGGGGCCCACCCGCTCCGAACTGTTCGCGGCGCTCGAAGGCTGA
- the ald gene encoding alanine dehydrogenase, which yields MRIGVPREIKNSEYRVAITPVGVHELTLRGHTVLIEAGAGAGSSIADSDYEAVGASLVESADDLWAASELILKVKEPMPEEYHRLREDLVVFTYLHLAAEEDLVDALLAAGTTSVAYETVQMPSGLLPLLYPMSEVAGCLAPQVGANELLKNSGGRGLLMGGIGGVANAKVVVLGAGVVGQNATEVAIGMGADVTLLDTNLEKLRACLGRWGNRVTQLASSSLVVREQVLDADLVIGTVLVPGARAPKLVTEEMVAQMKPGSVLVDVSIDQGGCFESSRPTTHEDPTFQVHGSTFYCVSNMPGVVPITSTWALTNSTLPYVIALAEHGWRDAMRHDAALAKGLSTQAGRLTSEPVAAAFGRAWVPVSEVLA from the coding sequence ATGCGCATCGGAGTGCCCCGCGAGATCAAGAACAGCGAGTACCGGGTCGCGATCACTCCGGTGGGGGTGCACGAGTTGACGCTGCGCGGGCACACTGTGCTGATCGAGGCGGGGGCAGGCGCGGGTTCCTCCATCGCCGACTCCGACTACGAGGCGGTCGGGGCAAGCCTCGTCGAGAGCGCCGACGACCTGTGGGCCGCGTCTGAGCTGATCCTGAAGGTCAAGGAGCCGATGCCGGAGGAGTACCACCGGCTGCGCGAGGACCTCGTAGTGTTCACCTATCTGCACCTGGCCGCGGAGGAGGACCTGGTCGACGCGCTGCTCGCCGCCGGGACCACGTCGGTCGCCTACGAGACGGTGCAGATGCCGTCCGGGCTGCTCCCGCTGCTCTATCCGATGAGCGAGGTCGCCGGCTGCCTCGCCCCGCAGGTCGGCGCCAACGAACTGCTGAAGAACTCCGGCGGGCGGGGCCTGCTGATGGGCGGCATCGGAGGGGTCGCCAACGCGAAGGTCGTCGTGCTCGGGGCGGGCGTCGTGGGGCAGAACGCCACCGAGGTCGCGATCGGGATGGGCGCCGACGTCACGCTGCTCGACACCAACCTGGAGAAGTTGCGCGCCTGTCTCGGCAGGTGGGGCAACCGGGTGACGCAACTTGCGTCGTCGTCGCTCGTGGTGCGGGAGCAGGTGCTCGACGCCGACCTGGTGATCGGCACGGTGCTTGTGCCAGGGGCACGCGCCCCGAAGCTCGTCACCGAGGAAATGGTGGCGCAGATGAAACCGGGCTCGGTGCTTGTTGACGTGTCCATCGACCAGGGTGGCTGCTTCGAATCGAGCAGGCCGACCACGCACGAGGACCCCACCTTCCAGGTGCACGGCTCGACGTTCTACTGCGTGTCCAACATGCCGGGCGTGGTGCCGATCACGTCGACGTGGGCGTTGACGAACTCGACGCTTCCCTACGTCATCGCGCTCGCCGAGCACGGCTGGCGGGACGCGATGCGCCACGACGCCGCCCTGGCGAAGGGCCTGTCGACCCAGGCCGGCCGGCTGACGTCCGAACCGGTGGCCGCGGCGTTCGGGCGGGCTTGGGTGCCCGTCTCGGAGGTGCTTGCCTGA
- the hemH gene encoding ferrochelatase: MTETATTFPDTVRPSAERVGVLFANLGTPEGTDYRSMRRYLGEFLSDKRVVDLPSWKWQPILQLAVLTRRPFTSGAIYRSIWNETDDESPMMTITRRQVEALRAAAAERFGEDVVVDVCMRYGNPSTSDVLNRLAEAGCTRILFVPLYPHYAGPTWATANDQLFRALMAMKRQPAVRVAPEYYARPSYLDALAASVEEAYARLDHTPDVLIASYHGMPRRYYEEGDPYYEQCLENSRLLAERLGWEPERIHTTFQSVFGREEWLRPYTIEHAADLARQGRTVAVISPAFAADCVETLEEIDKLIRDAYESAGGPRFDYIACLNDSPAHVDALLEVVEENLAGWVAPLNR; the protein is encoded by the coding sequence GTGACCGAGACAGCCACCACCTTCCCCGACACCGTCCGACCCTCCGCCGAGCGGGTCGGCGTCCTGTTCGCCAACCTCGGCACCCCGGAGGGCACCGACTACCGCTCGATGCGCCGCTACCTGGGCGAGTTCCTCTCCGACAAGCGCGTCGTCGACCTGCCGTCGTGGAAGTGGCAGCCGATCCTGCAGTTGGCGGTGCTGACCCGCCGCCCGTTCACGTCAGGCGCGATCTACCGCTCGATCTGGAACGAGACCGACGACGAGTCGCCCATGATGACGATCACCCGGCGCCAGGTCGAGGCGCTGCGCGCCGCTGCCGCCGAGCGGTTCGGCGAGGACGTCGTCGTGGACGTGTGCATGCGCTACGGCAACCCGTCGACGTCGGACGTGCTGAACCGGCTGGCCGAGGCGGGCTGCACCCGGATCCTGTTCGTGCCGCTGTACCCGCACTACGCGGGCCCGACGTGGGCAACTGCGAACGACCAACTGTTCCGGGCGCTGATGGCCATGAAGCGACAGCCAGCGGTCAGGGTCGCCCCCGAGTACTACGCGCGGCCGAGCTACCTCGACGCGCTTGCGGCGTCGGTGGAGGAGGCCTACGCGCGGCTCGACCACACGCCTGACGTGCTGATCGCGTCCTACCACGGCATGCCCCGGCGCTACTACGAGGAGGGCGACCCCTACTACGAGCAGTGCCTCGAGAACTCGCGACTGCTCGCCGAGCGCCTCGGCTGGGAACCGGAGCGGATCCACACCACGTTCCAGTCGGTGTTCGGGCGCGAGGAGTGGCTGCGGCCCTACACGATCGAGCACGCCGCCGACCTCGCACGGCAGGGCCGCACGGTCGCCGTCATCTCCCCCGCCTTCGCCGCCGACTGCGTCGAGACCCTCGAGGAGATCGACAAGCTGATCCGGGACGCCTACGAGTCCGCGGGAGGGCCTCGGTTCGACTACATCGCCTGCCTCAACGACTCCCCCGCGCACGTCGACGCGCTGCTGGAGGTCGTGGAGGAGAACCTGGCCGGCTGGGTCGCACCGCTGAACCGTTGA
- a CDS encoding lipocalin family protein, giving the protein MTTVAPVESLDLERYLGLWYEIGRLPLKWEDPAATCITAEYRLGEDDAVEVDNRCFDEAGEPTQSLGRATVVGPGRLKVTFLPAALRWLPFTQGDYWVLKIAGDYSVSLVGTPDHKNLWLLAREPELDEAVASDYLDEARRQGFSLEAWIAPVQDGRRVTDDLL; this is encoded by the coding sequence ATGACCACCGTTGCCCCCGTCGAGTCCCTCGATCTCGAGCGCTATCTGGGGCTCTGGTACGAGATCGGGCGGCTGCCGCTCAAGTGGGAGGACCCGGCCGCGACCTGCATCACCGCCGAGTACCGCCTCGGCGAGGACGACGCCGTCGAGGTCGACAACCGCTGCTTCGACGAGGCTGGCGAGCCGACGCAGAGCTTGGGCCGGGCGACCGTGGTCGGCCCGGGAAGGCTGAAGGTCACCTTCCTGCCTGCGGCCCTGCGCTGGCTGCCGTTCACGCAGGGCGACTACTGGGTCCTGAAGATCGCCGGTGACTATTCGGTGTCGCTGGTCGGCACCCCGGACCACAAGAACCTGTGGCTGTTGGCCCGCGAGCCAGAACTGGACGAGGCGGTCGCCTCGGACTACCTGGACGAGGCGCGCCGTCAGGGCTTCTCCCTCGAGGCTTGGATCGCGCCTGTGCAGGACGGTCGCCGGGTCACCGACGACCTGTTGTAG
- a CDS encoding IS1380 family transposase has product MSHPTLFFYPRPRVDVAEVPALAHAGAVLLTDTIHATGLAASLREALDSWTKPLAEHHSSKVLLDLALTLAIGGEHASDADLLRCEPDLFGDVASAPTISRMLTTLAEDAPAVIEAISNARRAARERAWALAGEHSPAAGASAKSPLVIDLDATLINVHSEKEQAAPTFKRGFGYHPLCAFLDHGSEGTGEPLAIHLRPGNAGSNTAADHITVTKAALAQLPPALLARSRRGSKKILIRTDGAGGTKDFVKWLTRRRLAYSVGFTLPAHTPDLLEHIDEAQAWTPAYDTDTDGIREGAWVAELTGLLDLSGWPAGMRVIVRKERPHPGAQLRITDHEGMRITAFATNTPRGQLPVLELRHRRRARCEDRIRNAKDLGLMKFPLQGFAQNQIWCQIIQLASELVAWMQTIALTGHDARKWEPKRLRARLFEIPATLVRRCRHKVLHLAEHAPEARTVLTGMNRLRTAVAQT; this is encoded by the coding sequence GTGTCCCACCCTACCTTGTTCTTCTACCCCCGTCCGCGGGTGGACGTCGCCGAGGTTCCGGCCCTCGCGCATGCGGGCGCTGTGCTGCTGACCGACACGATTCACGCCACTGGCCTCGCTGCTTCGCTGCGTGAGGCGCTGGATTCGTGGACGAAACCGCTGGCAGAGCATCACAGCTCGAAGGTCCTGCTGGATCTCGCACTCACTCTCGCGATCGGCGGCGAGCACGCTTCGGATGCTGATCTGCTGCGGTGCGAACCGGACCTGTTCGGTGACGTCGCCTCGGCCCCCACGATCTCCCGCATGCTCACCACGCTGGCTGAGGACGCGCCCGCCGTGATCGAGGCGATCTCGAATGCCCGTCGCGCCGCGCGGGAACGGGCCTGGGCCTTGGCCGGGGAGCACTCCCCCGCCGCGGGGGCCAGTGCGAAGAGCCCGCTGGTCATCGACCTCGACGCCACCCTGATCAACGTCCACAGCGAGAAGGAGCAGGCCGCACCGACGTTCAAACGCGGCTTCGGCTATCACCCGCTGTGCGCGTTCCTCGACCACGGCAGCGAAGGGACTGGGGAACCGCTGGCGATCCATCTCCGCCCCGGCAACGCCGGCTCGAACACCGCGGCTGATCACATCACCGTCACCAAGGCCGCGCTCGCGCAGCTCCCACCAGCCCTGCTGGCCCGGAGCAGGCGGGGGTCGAAGAAGATTCTGATCCGCACCGACGGAGCCGGCGGCACCAAGGACTTCGTCAAGTGGCTGACCAGGCGGCGGCTGGCCTACTCCGTCGGGTTCACTCTCCCCGCGCACACTCCTGACCTGCTGGAACATATCGATGAGGCGCAGGCGTGGACTCCGGCCTATGACACCGATACCGACGGGATCCGCGAGGGGGCGTGGGTGGCGGAGCTGACCGGACTGCTGGACCTGTCCGGGTGGCCTGCCGGGATGCGGGTGATCGTGCGGAAGGAACGCCCCCACCCCGGAGCGCAACTACGGATCACCGATCACGAAGGAATGCGCATCACCGCGTTCGCCACCAACACCCCGCGCGGCCAGCTACCCGTCCTCGAGCTGCGTCACCGCCGCCGCGCACGATGCGAAGACCGGATCCGCAACGCCAAGGACCTGGGCTTGATGAAGTTCCCGCTGCAGGGCTTCGCGCAGAACCAGATCTGGTGCCAGATCATCCAGCTCGCCTCCGAGCTCGTCGCCTGGATGCAGACCATAGCTCTGACCGGCCATGACGCGAGGAAGTGGGAACCCAAACGGCTCCGCGCACGCTTGTTCGAGATCCCCGCGACTCTCGTGCGCCGCTGCCGGCACAAGGTCCTCCATCTCGCCGAACACGCCCCCGAAGCCCGAACCGTCCTAACCGGCATGAACCGGCTCCGCACCGCCGTCGCACAGACCTGA
- a CDS encoding DUF4432 family protein: protein MSATFTPRITLRSDSPALRFDMDITNQRRTPMSYSYLCHVNWAPVDGAELVQPVRPALPDFKVDPHPGQTPETAAYTARISADPTLSNRIDLAQSLVPEYCAVLTPTPDESGWAEFLMVRPDGKAASVRYDTTRLPHAIRWISNTGDEEAAGFCLPSTAHHHGRAAAEADGMLVELAPGAKHHLVVIADVLDASTASSRRAG, encoded by the coding sequence CTGTCGGCGACCTTCACCCCACGGATCACCCTGCGCAGCGACAGCCCGGCGCTCCGCTTCGACATGGACATCACCAACCAGCGGCGCACTCCGATGAGCTACTCGTACCTGTGCCACGTGAACTGGGCGCCCGTTGACGGTGCCGAACTCGTCCAGCCCGTGCGACCAGCCCTGCCCGACTTCAAGGTCGACCCGCACCCCGGCCAGACGCCGGAGACGGCCGCGTACACCGCGCGCATCTCTGCCGACCCAACGCTCTCCAACCGGATCGACCTCGCGCAGTCGCTGGTCCCCGAGTACTGCGCGGTCCTGACGCCCACTCCAGATGAGTCCGGCTGGGCCGAATTCCTCATGGTCCGGCCGGACGGTAAGGCCGCTTCGGTGCGCTACGACACCACGCGCCTGCCTCACGCCATCCGGTGGATCTCGAACACCGGCGACGAGGAGGCCGCTGGGTTCTGCCTTCCATCGACTGCCCACCACCACGGCCGCGCCGCGGCCGAGGCTGACGGCATGCTCGTCGAACTGGCCCCCGGAGCCAAGCACCACCTGGTCGTGATCGCGGACGTACTGGACGCCTCGACGGCCTCCTCACGACGTGCCGGCTGA
- a CDS encoding haloacid dehalogenase-like hydrolase, whose product MPAERPLGATDRPLFVYDLDGVITTRDTLTALIVERLRSRPGRALRAIPHAATRLFCRGAARHDRARAVVGHALAGLGLDEYERLAATVGARLGSDSRWIRRAVCERLRSRHAAGARIVIATASEELLVRALLEGAGVPFDLLSATTLGTGRSGLRVDDYRIGPRKATALLQAGVRIDEATFVTDSTTDLPTARLAASVELVGASRRTSAAFRRAGVAADEGQGTSRR is encoded by the coding sequence GTGCCGGCTGAACGGCCCCTTGGTGCCACGGATCGCCCTCTGTTCGTCTACGACCTCGACGGGGTCATCACGACCCGGGACACCTTGACGGCCCTGATTGTCGAGCGCCTGCGATCGCGACCCGGTCGCGCCCTTCGGGCGATACCTCACGCTGCCACGCGACTGTTCTGCCGCGGTGCCGCCCGACACGACCGTGCCCGTGCAGTCGTCGGACACGCACTGGCCGGACTCGGCCTGGATGAGTACGAGCGACTTGCCGCGACGGTCGGGGCCCGACTCGGCTCGGATTCACGCTGGATCCGGCGCGCGGTGTGCGAGCGGCTCCGGTCGCGACACGCAGCCGGAGCCCGCATCGTGATCGCGACAGCGAGCGAAGAACTGCTCGTCAGAGCGCTCCTGGAGGGTGCGGGCGTGCCGTTCGACCTGCTGTCCGCCACCACACTGGGCACTGGCCGCTCGGGACTGCGGGTGGACGACTACCGGATCGGTCCCCGCAAGGCGACGGCGCTGCTCCAGGCCGGGGTGCGGATCGACGAGGCCACCTTCGTGACCGACTCGACGACCGACCTTCCGACTGCCCGGCTGGCGGCATCGGTCGAGCTGGTGGGAGCCTCACGGCGGACCTCTGCCGCCTTTCGTCGCGCGGGAGTCGCGGCTGACGAGGGGCAGGGCACCTCAAGACGTTGA
- a CDS encoding ABC transporter substrate-binding protein, translated as MPRGDGTKTIYLVSQGFQHRYWQAVKEGAEQAGEEFGYKIAFVGPDDETKVTQQLDQLKTALDSRPAAIGFAALDSGAAEPVLQEIAAAKIPVIAFDSAVDSDVPVTTVQTDNYAAAQAAAEHLTELIGGKGTVGLVCHDQTSQSAKDRCRGFQDWMKDNAPEIKVLQQQYAGEVGLAANAAKSIVQANPDVVGMYGTNEAAAGGVVQGVKEAGNADVTVVGFDSGKTQLDAIRDGSEAGAITQAPVKMGYETVIAAIKAIDGQTLPEVIDSGFEWYDATNLDDPAIAANLYE; from the coding sequence GTGCCTAGGGGGGATGGCACCAAGACCATCTACCTCGTCTCCCAGGGCTTCCAGCACCGCTACTGGCAGGCCGTGAAGGAGGGAGCAGAACAGGCGGGCGAGGAGTTCGGCTACAAGATCGCCTTCGTCGGTCCCGACGACGAGACGAAGGTCACGCAGCAGTTGGACCAGCTCAAGACGGCCCTCGACTCGCGGCCCGCGGCCATCGGGTTCGCCGCGCTCGACTCTGGTGCCGCAGAGCCGGTGCTGCAGGAGATCGCCGCAGCGAAGATCCCCGTGATCGCGTTCGACTCCGCCGTCGACTCCGATGTGCCGGTGACCACTGTGCAGACCGACAACTATGCCGCCGCCCAGGCTGCTGCGGAGCACCTGACCGAGCTCATCGGCGGCAAGGGAACGGTGGGGCTCGTCTGCCACGACCAGACCTCGCAGAGTGCCAAGGACCGCTGTCGCGGCTTCCAGGACTGGATGAAGGACAACGCGCCAGAGATCAAGGTGCTGCAGCAGCAGTACGCGGGGGAGGTCGGTCTCGCGGCAAACGCGGCCAAGTCGATCGTGCAAGCCAACCCTGACGTCGTGGGTATGTACGGCACCAACGAGGCCGCAGCGGGCGGTGTCGTGCAGGGAGTGAAGGAGGCGGGCAACGCCGATGTCACGGTCGTCGGCTTCGACTCGGGCAAGACGCAGTTGGACGCCATCCGGGACGGCTCGGAGGCCGGCGCCATCACTCAGGCCCCGGTCAAGATGGGCTATGAGACGGTCATCGCGGCCATCAAGGCCATCGACGGTCAGACGCTGCCCGAGGTGATCGACTCCGGCTTCGAGTGGTACGACGCGACCAACCTCGACGACCCCGCGATCGCGGCCAACCTGTACGAGTAG
- a CDS encoding sensory rhodopsin transducer, whose protein sequence is MTGRTTWVFPDAELPPYGPGGELYGHESIIVLNTNLAPVAVRATLWYTDKAPAQFEFRVEGQRVRCLRTNEPSDMGGVEVPVGEQYAISLSADAPIVAQYGRLDVRQPEMAFYTTPGYSE, encoded by the coding sequence ATGACCGGGCGCACCACCTGGGTGTTCCCGGACGCCGAGCTGCCCCCGTACGGACCCGGCGGCGAACTCTACGGCCACGAGTCGATCATCGTGCTCAACACCAACCTCGCACCCGTCGCCGTCCGCGCAACGCTGTGGTACACAGACAAGGCCCCAGCGCAGTTCGAGTTCCGGGTAGAGGGCCAGAGGGTGCGCTGCCTTCGCACCAATGAGCCCTCCGACATGGGCGGCGTAGAGGTGCCGGTCGGGGAGCAGTATGCGATCTCGCTGTCTGCCGATGCACCCATCGTCGCTCAGTACGGCCGCCTGGACGTCAGGCAACCAGAGATGGCCTTCTACACAACCCCTGGATACAGCGAGTAA